The sequence below is a genomic window from Gossypium hirsutum isolate 1008001.06 chromosome A11, Gossypium_hirsutum_v2.1, whole genome shotgun sequence.
ATTGAATCAAAAATAGCGTTTCATATATATGTTTGAACAACAATCAAAGTTTTATGAGTATAaatgcaccaaattaaagttaatgtatcaaattacacattgaatcaaagttcatgtgtaattttgatatttatccctaaaTTAGAATCAGAAACAAAAGAAGGAAAACACGgtgccgttttactcattttgaaGCAGTAAATTACTACTAAAACCCTTCCGCTTTTTCTCATAAAAccacttctctctctctctctcactccAAACTTTGTTGGCCAAAGAAAACCAATGGCATCTGCCGTCCACCACCTGCTCCGGCCAGCGGTATGTCACCGTACCTTCTTTGTCTTCTGTTCACTATCTGGGTTTTTCTTATATTCCTCAGTCTTTTTGTTTTTCATGAGTAAAAATTCATCTAAAGATGGTTACTTTTCATGAATTTGGGTTCTCTTCCTATgcttatctatttttttataccTATATATTGATGTAAAGTAAaagtttatttataaaaaaagaagaGTTGAGAATTCTGTAAAAGATTcagtttttggatgattttcaTGCTTTTTATTCTATGTATATGCATGATACATGCATTTATGTATATGAAAAAGTGATGCACATTATCACTCCCTTTCCCACTGGAAAGTAAATGtagtaaaatgaaaaattacttcttttttgaaatgtttgaaagcAATATAAAAGGGGAAACAGTTTTTTGGGAAgtaaaaactcaataaattgagtatataaccaaaaaaaaagttattagtTTTCTTGAAAATTGTTTCTCTGAGATTGTTAGCCATGTAGGGTGTTATAATTTGAATGCTACAATTTGGACTGTCAATTTGAAGAATAAGTGATGAAATGCTATTTTCATTACTTACAATCTATTTGCACTTCTTAATTGGCATTGAGCTTACCTCCTATGAAGCTCTTTTGAGCTCTGATGTTGATGGTATCATTTATTTAGGATTGCTTGCTTTTCTTCAAGTTCTCTGAGTGATCACtaaaatttttgtgaatttttcagGCTAAATTAAAGATCCCGAAGCATGAATAATGGCATATACCTTTTTACTATTACTGAGATGTATGTGATATTGGCTTTGCCAGTTTGATATATCTCAGTGATGGATTTTAAATATAAAGGCATAGGCTGGTTAGGGGACGTTTATCAGACGTTTGAAACGCTGTGCCATGAGGTGGATAATATTGTGAATCAGGTATTAATTCATTGACCAGGGAACTGCTTCCCCACTTTCCCTTCCATCTTCATCAACCTTGCTGTTATGACTTGGCTGAATGAAATTATGGGTGATTGGTAGTGTTTATGACCTAAGAATTTGCATTGCTTGGTTTGAAATTCTTTAGTAATTTCGTAAATAACTTATCTGCAGGACACTGTCAAATATGTTGAAAATCAGGCACAGAGTGTGGGTAAAAGCATGAAGAGATTTTATTCTGATGTCATACATGATATATTGCCTCCTTTAAAACACGAAAAAGAAAGGGCGGCTTTAAAAAGAAGTGCTACAATCGAATCCGATGTTAAATCCATGGCGGCTATTGAGGAGGATCACATATACACTGTTGATAAGCTATTTCATGTTGAGGCTGTTGCAGTAGATCCCATTGAAATGCAGCTTGGTCATGCTTCTAATGAACTTTGCCTTTCAGATCAACTCTGTACTCCGACATTTATTGATGGGGCAGAGTCAGACATGATGCCAGGACAAACTAGCGATGGTTTGAAGAATACTTGTTCCGATGTAAACATAGAAAAAAATGGCCTAATGGAAAAAACATCTGGGTCTGATGTTGTAGAGTTGATATCTCCTAGTGAGGAAGGATCCTTTGGGGCTTCATTGGTGAATGAATGTATTGATTGTAAAGATAAAAATACATGTGCGGTTGTGGGTGAAGTTTTTCATACTATTTCAGTGCATGATACAGAGTTTCTAACCCCTGAAAAAGAGGGAACAGTTAATGGTAGCATCGCAGTCGATGTGGTCCAAAAACAGCTTTGTTGTGCTTTTGGTGAGCTTTGCCTTGTAGACCAACCAGGTAATTCTAATTCTGTGGATTCCGTTTTGGGGAAAGAACACGGAACTTCAAAACAAGTCGATGTTTTGAAAGATACAAAACCTGAAGTGAATATGGAAACTGCCACAATGGAAAAGTCTTCAGCATCTGAGGTGTCGGAGTTGATCTCTCCTGTTGACAAGGAATTCTGTGGTGCTTCATTGTTGAGTGAATTCATTGATTGTAATGATAAAGAACCATGGCAGGTTGAAACTGAGGTGTCTCCTGCTACTACAGTTCGTTATGTGAGAAAGCCCTATGCATCTGATATTTTGGAGTTGATCTCTCCTAGCGAGGAAGCATCTTTTGGAGCATCGATGGTTCATGAGTTTGTTGACTGTAATGATAAAAGTGCATGTGTGGTTTGCACTGATGTTTGTTGTGCAACTTCAGTTCACGATGACCAAAACACAAGAACGGTTAAGAATGACCTTGCAAATGACTCTGACTGTGTCTCGGATGCTTCAGCTGGTATTACTTCTTTGCAAATGTCTTCTTCAGCCATACGTTGTCAGGAAAATATGGCCGAGGTCAGAGTTGGTTCTTCTTGTGCTTCAAGCATTAAGGACTTCTGTTTGCCTCAGAATCCACCAGAAAACTTACCTGCATACAAACATCTTTATCATGACTCTATTGATGCGTTATCTTCCTTGTTGACCCCACTTTTATCGAATGAGAAGAAGTTGACAGGGGCATTGTCCATTGTGTCTAGCAATGAACTGTCCTTGGAATCACTTGGTTGGTAACCTTTTCTTATGTAATGATAAAGATTTATTTTGCTTCTTTATATAATTGGTTTTCATCTCATTATTAATTTGGCAGAAGCTGATGTCACTAGTCTTTGCCGATGATGAATGGTTCCCTTAAATGTTATACATTTTTTGAGGACTCGATTTGAACCATACAATAAAATGATCTGTTTTAAAGTAGCTTTTGATATTTTTCGTTGGAGTGAATGAAAGAACTTTTTGACTCGAAAGCTTTATCTAGTTCATTACCTTCTCTCTAATTTTGAAAACCATAAACAGGATCAATAGATGATTCCATTGATGATGTCAGTATATCTTCCATGTATACCATTCAATTACGTGACGAGGTGAAGCTTGAGGATAGCTGTGTAATCGTTGACGGCACTGCACTCTATGCCGCCTCTCGTATAATAAGAAAGCACAGATCATACAAGGtttctctccctctccctctctctctctctctctcacacacacacacacacacactcacACTGTTAGTTGGACTTGGGTGGAAATGTAGGATATGGTTATGTTTCTAACACAGATAATATAGGTATACGTCGAACATGGGTGCAGACACTGTACTTCAAGTACACAAATTGCCTACTACTTTGTTGCGCCGGTCTGTCGGTCTGTCAGACAGTTGTCTTCGATAAATGATAACAATCTCGAGTCTGAGTAATATTGATCTTGCTAATTCGAGTTGCTTACTTTGTTGTTCTCTTTCAATAGAAAAGGATCCAGGATGTTTTAACTTCAAAAAAGAGGTTGGCAAAGGAGTATGAGCAGCTAGCAATTTGGTTTGGAGACACGGACACGGGATTAAACCACGAATGTTTACAAACTGTACGGCCATCTTGCTCGAGTGCGACCTCAGAGAGCAAAAATATACAAACAGAAGTTGTAAGTGATTCCGAGTGGGAACTCCTCTAAGTAAAGAAACTCGGGTTTCCTCGAACCTTTTGCTTGTGCCATTAGAATGAGTTTCAGTGTGAATAATCATATTCAAAAGTTTCACCTTCTGTGAATAAGCATGTTTAATCAATCTGTCTTGTACATCAAGTAGTTTACCTTACCGTAAGTGGCTCAACATTTCAACTCTTGATATACATTTCTTATATGTATATGCAGAGGGCAGGAGCCAGTTATTCTTCACAATTAAAGCTTTGAGAGCTCTCTTTTTGAGACAAAAAGGCCATAGTTTGGGATGAGGGGAATGGTTATTTTGTTCGAGATTTGAACCTGAACTTGCTAAATACCTTCTTTTAGGAATGATTGTATGAATCAACTGGACTTAGTCATGAGTTCGATAACTCACCTTTAACTATGCATTCATTCGGGTCTGGTTAATATAGGATGTTGCTACTTGAGGCttcttaaaatttatcatgtaactttttgttataaaaaataaattttgaaataaaaaataatttgaaaaacaaggaaaaaaagtaataaaaaaaatcccaatcCCACCTTATTTTTACTCAAAAGTATTGATTCTTCTTAAAAATAAAGATTGGTCCCGCTTAAAAGGGATTCTTAAAAGGTCAGGTTGCTCTCAAAAAATatccatttttctttaaaaaaaattaagtaataaaaaattGAGTTCCCTTAAAAAATCGTTATGTTTAagctaatatttattattgatatttatgGGTTGGGTTGGGTCCGGGTTGAGCTTAAGCATGAtactaatatattttatgtttatctaAGTTTGACTCCAAATATGTGCCTAAAATCTTGTCCAAGTTGACTCATATTTGTAAAAGgccaatttaaatttattttaggctttttcgtattattcttatttttttttaaaaaattatattattttaatttaatatttaatatattttttatttgttaaattttttatataattattttaatatttacattagagtagtattgtATATTTAGTATATCTTTATTTTTTCTAATAGGttataaattacattatatataaaaataacataatataaagtattacaaacttaaaaatagaTTATGTCAAGCTTGGGCCTTGAATATTTAAGTCCGAGCCTGATTCATATTTAAGTCCATCTTTTGGGTCTAATTtttgttttagctcatttttcagctctaatatttttgttcaaaacccttccaaattaataaaaatatttgtatttaaatttaattataaaaaatatattaatattactctaaaatcattttttattatttttaagcaataaaacGGGCTGAGATGAGAACTGACCGAGTTGGCTGCCCAACCCATCTCGGATAAATCTTTAGGGAAGCAAAGTACCAAACACTGCAGCTGGGAAAGTGACGAAAATGGATGGAAGAAAGTGAGTGCAAAGTCATTTATAGTAAATTACATCAGATACCAAATGGTTTGATTAAACAAAGACTAGCATTTTAAGTCAAGTCAACATTATACTATCTTCTTTAAGATGATAACTAAGCCAGATGTTTTCCACTGCAGGCTGCAGCagcttcttttctctctctgCAATTCCTTTCAACTCCCTAGGCCTAAGCTACCTTCATCAACTCCTCTTGCTTCCCATATGTGTAAGAGCTTCTGAGAGTAAACTTGCATGCTCTTCTTTTTCGACATCACAGCAATTGTCTCAGATTCTGACTGCAATTTCTTTCTTGTTACATCACATGCAGGCCGAGGCTGCCTTCAATTCGACTGTCTTAGCATCTCAATATTGATGTTCCAGGTACTGTTCTCTTTTTCAACTGAAATCCGTCATTGCTGCTGTCTTTGGAAGACTGGGTTgggtttagttttctttttacTTCGCTTCTTTAAGATGGGTTCGATCTAAAACCCccttttaacatttaaaaattattcatttttcgAATAGCTATGAATGCTTTAAAGATGGCAATGGAGAGTTGGgactatcataaaaataatttttttctattattgttGCTTAAAAAGGAAAACAGAAAACTGACATAAATGGAGCTAATATAAACTGAGGTATATACTGCTCCAAATTATAAACAACATAACAACAAATCCGGAATAGTCTTCTCTGAAAACCAATGTCTAAAGGAAAAAGAGTGACAAGTTCATACATTGGGAAAAACCATGAAAGCTCACAAACAAATGGCTTTACCCTCCTAAACTACCATCTCTATTCATTGAACCTACGACCAGCCGAAGACATAATCGAGAACATAAACGAGCGCCAACGAGAAAGGATAAAGGATGTAAGCGATTGAACATGTCCAAAGAGGGAAGGTAGTTCGGAAACTAGCGAAAGCGCCCATCACGATGCAAACAATGAGAATCACCAGCACTTCGGATGAGAAGTCCCATGTCAATCCCCGGACGTAAACGAGTGCCAAGAAAACCGACAGGCAGAGAACGTTATTCATGGTTACTGCTCCGTAAAGCTGCATTGAGGAACTCGAAGATTAGGATTTATGTATACGGTAGCTTGATGATCAACTAGTGGGGTAACAAGAAACTAACCTCGGAAAATGTTAATGATGCAGTTCTCTGCTTTTTGCGGGTAGCGAAGATAATGGCTGATACGGCTTCACTAGAGTTGGTAGCCAATGGCAATGCGATAAATGAGATGAAGAACGATGGAATACTTGTTGCGGTTGAAAAGTTATCGACGGCATCTACGAGTGGATCAGCAAATGCAGCTGCAATCAAGGTGCCTAGTAGTAGCATTAGTACTGCTTTGAAGGAGATCCACCTTGGGTTTTCAACATGTTCAACAACCTCATCACTTTGTTCCTCTGACCCCAACAAAGCATGTTCTCTCTTGGTTTGCTGCAGATTTGCACGATAATTCGAAGAATTCAGTTTGTGTTAATTATAATCTGTAGAGAAGTTGTCAAGGGTCGACTTACCTGGTGAAATTGGTCAATAAACTTAAACGTTCCAGCATTAGGTTCAAGATAAGCACCCCCAGTTTGCTTTGCTTCATTAATCCACTTTGTGATTCCTCTTACAAACTCTTCTTTTTGAATATAAGAGTCGAGGGAGGTATCAAAATCTGCCATTACTTTCATCACAGCGTCATCCTTGTCGAAGTCTATCTCTTCAAATCTGATTCCTATAATCAATGCTTTCAATTCGGAAGGTGAAAGACGACCGTCACCGTTCTCATCGATTGTCTCGAACAACCTGTCCAATGTTGTTTagaaagtttgtaaatgttaagAGTAACCGGAAGGATGTACCAGGAGAAATTGGAAGCTTTTGTTTTAATGTTAAAGGTTCAAAACTAACTTTCTTATGATCTCTGTATTAGGTTCACCATCCTCGGTAAGAAGCTTTCCAAAAGCTTGCTTTTTCAAGTGTCTTAAGATTCCCGATATAACATGTTTGTGCTTCACAAAAGCTAGTCGTCTTCTCTGGATCCATGGCTGAAATACCTGCAAATTACATATATCATAAGATACAACTATTAGAAGAGTAGAAGTGTCATGAAGGCATGTCGCTCTAACGCTTCGTTTTTCtttaagcattcatatttaataCCCGTGTCTAATGCATACCCGAAATAAGATATTGAAACATGTGATGATGGAATTCCttcttgaaaaattttattacctGATAAACACAATAAGAAACCAACATTGATACTGATATGATCAGTGCAATCAAAACTGCTAGGTGTCTTCCTGAAGTTGAATTGAGAACTTGGGGTAGTTGAACAATAACAAAGGGGATAACTGATATAGCCATTATACTTGCAGCATAGCAAGTCCAAATATCGGTACTCACACCAGTCTCTGCAATATTGTACACACTTTAGATTAGCAAATATTTTGCCATTGAAGATTAGAGTCGCGCCTAGTTTTCCAGCCCACTTTCTGAAGTTATTTTGACTGTGTTactttgatttttcattttttcttgaaCTACTTGTATTTGACACATATAAAGACATGTTTATAGGGATATGGCATACTCATATTTGACATTTACTCGTACCTAACACTTGCACTCAAGTCAGTTATATAGAACTCAGTCAAACAGACTTGGTAACTGTATAATGCTTGCTATAACAATCTATGTTGCTTCAACTCATTTTTTCTCTAAAGTACTCATGTCTGCCACTTGTATTTGACATATTCAAATATGGGTATAGTAGTAGGATTCCCTAAAGTACTCCCGAGTCCAAGTATAGAAAATAATAACTTCGCAACCAGTCATAGTAAACTATCTAAGAATGATGTAAAGCAGAGTTGTGCACCTGTTAGGTGAAATCCTTTTGTAATAGTTCCATCAACCGCAACTGAGTCACGAATATCACAGCGGCCAACAACAACACAGGAACCCCATATCACAGTGAGAAGCATGACAGTTGACCCTGCTAGCAACCCCATTCCTACTGAGACCTGATCTTGAGCTGTTTCTGCTGTTCCAGAAAGTCCAGATACTGGCAAGAACAAACCAAATTAAAACCGCACTAGATGTAAAACTACTAAGTGA
It includes:
- the LOC107961638 gene encoding uncharacterized protein isoform X2, giving the protein MDFKYKGIGWLGDVYQTFETLCHEVDNIVNQDTVKYVENQAQSVGKSMKRFYSDVIHDILPPLKHEKERAALKRSATIESDVKSMAAIEEDHIYTVDKLFHVEAVAVDPIEMQLGHASNELCLSDQLCTPTFIDGAESDMMPGQTSDGLKNTCSDVNIEKNGLMEKTSGSDVVELISPSEEGSFGASLVNECIDCKDKNTCAVVGEVFHTISVHDTEFLTPEKEGTVNGSIAVDVVQKQLCCAFGELCLVDQPGNSNSVDSVLGKEHGTSKQVDVLKDTKPEVNMETATMEKSSASEVSELISPVDKEFCGASLLSEFIDCNDKEPWQVETEVSPATTVRYVRKPYASDILELISPSEEASFGASMVHEFVDCNDKSACVVCTDVCCATSVHDDQNTRTVKNDLANDSDCVSDASAGITSLQMSSSAIRCQENMAEVRVGSSCASSIKDFCLPQNPPENLPAYKHLYHDSIDALSSLLTPLLSNEKKLTGALSIVSSNELSLESLGSIDDSIDDVSISSMYTIQLRDEVKLEDSCVIVDGTALYAASRIIRKHRSYKKRIQDVLTSKKRLAKEYEQLAIWFGDTDTGLNHECLQTVRPSCSSATSESKNIQTEVRAGASYSSQLKL
- the LOC121209427 gene encoding sodium/calcium exchanger NCL; this translates as MAPQRLLLLFIFLFYFSSFPSTARFITGPSSPTDLVSDGISTVKNPPFLSLKPLFSAEESCEQTYGFLPCTTTVLGNLFLIIVYGYLMFLAATYLSNGSELLLEILGPGIVGGLFLPILGALPDAMLILVSGLSGTAETAQDQVSVGMGLLAGSTVMLLTVIWGSCVVVGRCDIRDSVAVDGTITKGFHLTETGVSTDIWTCYAASIMAISVIPFVIVQLPQVLNSTSGRHLAVLIALIISVSMLVSYCVYQVFQPWIQRRRLAFVKHKHVISGILRHLKKQAFGKLLTEDGEPNTEIIRKLFETIDENGDGRLSPSELKALIIGIRFEEIDFDKDDAVMKVMADFDTSLDSYIQKEEFVRGITKWINEAKQTGGAYLEPNAGTFKFIDQFHQQTKREHALLGSEEQSDEVVEHVENPRWISFKAVLMLLLGTLIAAAFADPLVDAVDNFSTATSIPSFFISFIALPLATNSSEAVSAIIFATRKKQRTASLTFSELYGAVTMNNVLCLSVFLALVYVRGLTWDFSSEVLVILIVCIVMGAFASFRTTFPLWTCSIAYILYPFSLALVYVLDYVFGWS
- the LOC107961638 gene encoding uncharacterized protein isoform X1; this translates as MDFKYKGIGWLGDVYQTFETLCHEVDNIVNQDTVKYVENQAQSVGKSMKRFYSDVIHDILPPLKHEKERAALKRSATIESDVKSMAAIEEDHIYTVDKLFHVEAVAVDPIEMQLGHASNELCLSDQLCTPTFIDGAESDMMPGQTSDGLKNTCSDVNIEKNGLMEKTSGSDVVELISPSEEGSFGASLVNECIDCKDKNTCAVVGEVFHTISVHDTEFLTPEKEGTVNGSIAVDVVQKQLCCAFGELCLVDQPGNSNSVDSVLGKEHGTSKQVDVLKDTKPEVNMETATMEKSSASEVSELISPVDKEFCGASLLSEFIDCNDKEPWQVETEVSPATTVRYVRKPYASDILELISPSEEASFGASMVHEFVDCNDKSACVVCTDVCCATSVHDDQNTRTVKNDLANDSDCVSDASAGITSLQMSSSAIRCQENMAEVRVGSSCASSIKDFCLPQNPPENLPAYKHLYHDSIDALSSLLTPLLSNEKKLTGALSIVSSNELSLESLGSIDDSIDDVSISSMYTIQLRDEVKLEDSCVIVDGTALYAASRIIRKHRSYKVYVEHGCRHCTSSTQIAYYFVAPKRIQDVLTSKKRLAKEYEQLAIWFGDTDTGLNHECLQTVRPSCSSATSESKNIQTEVRAGASYSSQLKL